In Oncorhynchus gorbuscha isolate QuinsamMale2020 ecotype Even-year linkage group LG08, OgorEven_v1.0, whole genome shotgun sequence, one genomic interval encodes:
- the LOC124040892 gene encoding uncharacterized protein LOC124040892, translating to MKMKVQVRSLILLAVAVLQVRSQNQTETRYEDIISVALPQLLPGEEQAFRPIVNQLQVETLNAEDVDQSEVSVRLTFPMQETFCSKSQGQPGKPCPLKKNGKRMMCSMKVRHPILEASNNLNTDLSTCVCEYMDAEDALQQKIRTRRSKVRICSECRNCRSPPGGGSVIGHPVGGSPPPPLFH from the exons ATGAAGATGAAGGTCCAGGTGAGATCTCTCATCCTGCTCGCTGTGGCTGTCCTGCAGGTCAGATCTCAGAACCAGACTGAGACCAGATATGAAGACATCATCTCAGTTGCTTTGCCTCAGCTGCTTCCTGGGGAAGAGCAGGCTTTCCGTCCAATTGTGAACCAGCTCCAAGTCGAGACT TTGAATGCAGAGGATGTGGACCAGTCTGAGGTGTCTGTAAGGCTGACCTTCCCCATGCAAGAGACTTTCTGCAGTAAATCACAGGGGCAGCCAGGCAAACCATGCCCTCTGAAGAAAAATGGG AAACGAATGATGTGCAGCATGAAGGTCAGACATCCGATTCTGGAGGCTAGCAACAACCTGAACACTGACCTGTCTACATGTGTTTGTGAATACATGGACGCAGAAGATGCTTTGCAG CAGAAGATTCGGACAAGAAGAAGCAAAGTCAGAATATGCTCCGAATGCAGAAATTGTCGCTCTCCTCCTGGGGGTGGCTCCGTAATCGGTCATCCTGTGGgtggctctcctcctcctcctctttttcaTTGA